In Helicobacter mastomyrinus, a single genomic region encodes these proteins:
- the secE gene encoding preprotein translocase subunit SecE produces MKKIKTYFQNANEERTKVIFPTKEQIRNASVSVLIVVSVVTLFLALVDWILFHSVSGIL; encoded by the coding sequence ATTAAAAAAATAAAAACCTATTTCCAAAATGCAAATGAAGAACGAACAAAAGTAATATTTCCCACAAAAGAACAGATTCGCAATGCTTCTGTATCTGTTCTTATCGTGGTAAGTGTAGTTACTTTATTTTTAGCGTTAGTTGATTGGATTTTATTTCATTCTGTATCCGGTATTTTGTAA